In Fundulus heteroclitus isolate FHET01 unplaced genomic scaffold, MU-UCD_Fhet_4.1 scaffold_81, whole genome shotgun sequence, a genomic segment contains:
- the pomk gene encoding protein O-mannose kinase isoform X2, whose amino-acid sequence MAHHSSSINSLAFPVVLGCLAALMLSSALIYLCLEAVDQSDDQLVNTYAGCPSQHFKLPTMKNCGPWLQCAQIKAEVRKIKLIGQGAVKKVYLADWRGHKVALSELASPEYRDDFLHGLSMLQALQDSLVVQLVGFCLEGDAIVTQHHPHGSLLNLKDVLAQQKYQHLDTWHIRLRLATDYVSILDYLHSSPAGRRVMCDSNSLEKTLSQFLLTNDFHLVVNDLDALPEVNPSRGALVKCGGRELTGQFVAPEQLWPLRGSGQPFSDDLMPPYDEKTDIWKIPDVTQFIMGRTTGGDLVHFHLFQIHKECKNVDPKLRPSALDVLKAYKSVYGSIVRENHRDML is encoded by the exons ATGGCTCACCACAGCAGCAGTATTAACTCCCTTGCGTTTCCTGTTGTACTGGGATGCCTTGCTGCTTTGATGCTCAGCAGCGCCTTGATATACCTGTGCCTGGAAGCTGTGGATCAGTCCGACGATCAGCTGGTGAATACCTATGCAGGCTGTCCCTCTCAACACTTCAAACTGCCGACCATGAAAAACTGTGGCCCCTGGCTCCAGTGTGCTCAGATAAAAGCAGAAGTTCGGAAGATAAAGCTGATTGGCCAGGGAGCTGTGAAGAAG GTCTATCTGGCAGATTGGAGAGGCCATAAGGTGGCTCTGTCGGAGCTAGCCTCTCCGGAGTACCGAGACGATTTCCTTCACGGACTGTCGATGCTACAGGCCCTGCAGGACTCACTGGTGGTGCAGTTGGTGGGGTTTTGCCTCGAAGGCGACGCTATAGTTACCCAGCACCACCCGCACGGCTCACTGCTGAACCTGAAGGACGTTCTGGCCCAGCAGAAGTACCAGCATCTAGACACTTGGCACATACGGCTGAGACTGGCCACGGACTACGTCTCCATCCTCGACTACCTCCACAGCAGCCCCGCTGGGCGGCGAGTGATGTGCGACTCCAACAGCCTGGAGAAAACCCTCTCCCAGTTCCTGCTGACAAATGACTTCCACCTGGTGGTGAACGACCTCGATGCGCTGCCTGAAGTGAATCCGTCCCGGGGCGCGTTGGTGAAATGCGGCGGCCGCGAGCTCACCGGACAGTTTGTGGCGCCAGAGCAGCTTTGGCCCCTGAGAGGCAGCGGGCAGCCGTTTTCAGACGACCTCATGCCGCCCTACGACGAAAAGACCGATATCTGGAAGATTCCAGATGTGACACAGTTCATTATGGGAAGGACTACGGGAGGAGATTTAGttcattttcatctttttcagaTCCATAAGGAATGTAAGAATGTAGACCCGAAGCTCCGGCCTTCTGCTCTTGATGTTTTAAAGGCCTACAAATCAGTCTATGGTTCCATTGTTCGAGAAAACCATAGAGATATGCTGTAG
- the pomk gene encoding protein O-mannose kinase isoform X1, producing MRPAQSTMAHHSSSINSLAFPVVLGCLAALMLSSALIYLCLEAVDQSDDQLVNTYAGCPSQHFKLPTMKNCGPWLQCAQIKAEVRKIKLIGQGAVKKVYLADWRGHKVALSELASPEYRDDFLHGLSMLQALQDSLVVQLVGFCLEGDAIVTQHHPHGSLLNLKDVLAQQKYQHLDTWHIRLRLATDYVSILDYLHSSPAGRRVMCDSNSLEKTLSQFLLTNDFHLVVNDLDALPEVNPSRGALVKCGGRELTGQFVAPEQLWPLRGSGQPFSDDLMPPYDEKTDIWKIPDVTQFIMGRTTGGDLVHFHLFQIHKECKNVDPKLRPSALDVLKAYKSVYGSIVRENHRDML from the exons ATGCGACCTGCACAG AGTACCATGGCTCACCACAGCAGCAGTATTAACTCCCTTGCGTTTCCTGTTGTACTGGGATGCCTTGCTGCTTTGATGCTCAGCAGCGCCTTGATATACCTGTGCCTGGAAGCTGTGGATCAGTCCGACGATCAGCTGGTGAATACCTATGCAGGCTGTCCCTCTCAACACTTCAAACTGCCGACCATGAAAAACTGTGGCCCCTGGCTCCAGTGTGCTCAGATAAAAGCAGAAGTTCGGAAGATAAAGCTGATTGGCCAGGGAGCTGTGAAGAAG GTCTATCTGGCAGATTGGAGAGGCCATAAGGTGGCTCTGTCGGAGCTAGCCTCTCCGGAGTACCGAGACGATTTCCTTCACGGACTGTCGATGCTACAGGCCCTGCAGGACTCACTGGTGGTGCAGTTGGTGGGGTTTTGCCTCGAAGGCGACGCTATAGTTACCCAGCACCACCCGCACGGCTCACTGCTGAACCTGAAGGACGTTCTGGCCCAGCAGAAGTACCAGCATCTAGACACTTGGCACATACGGCTGAGACTGGCCACGGACTACGTCTCCATCCTCGACTACCTCCACAGCAGCCCCGCTGGGCGGCGAGTGATGTGCGACTCCAACAGCCTGGAGAAAACCCTCTCCCAGTTCCTGCTGACAAATGACTTCCACCTGGTGGTGAACGACCTCGATGCGCTGCCTGAAGTGAATCCGTCCCGGGGCGCGTTGGTGAAATGCGGCGGCCGCGAGCTCACCGGACAGTTTGTGGCGCCAGAGCAGCTTTGGCCCCTGAGAGGCAGCGGGCAGCCGTTTTCAGACGACCTCATGCCGCCCTACGACGAAAAGACCGATATCTGGAAGATTCCAGATGTGACACAGTTCATTATGGGAAGGACTACGGGAGGAGATTTAGttcattttcatctttttcagaTCCATAAGGAATGTAAGAATGTAGACCCGAAGCTCCGGCCTTCTGCTCTTGATGTTTTAAAGGCCTACAAATCAGTCTATGGTTCCATTGTTCGAGAAAACCATAGAGATATGCTGTAG